One segment of Paenibacillus pabuli DNA contains the following:
- a CDS encoding S-layer homology domain-containing protein yields the protein MKKMILTGVAALALLTGGVIGSGSIGGSVEAAQATLKFKDVPSTHWAAAAINSAVEQGFFQGYADGTFKPGSPVTKAEMASILGRLTDQPNAAIQEANNFTDVPEWAKSGVSAAIAKGFISPANYNGKLDAKASLTRGEMATWLAQGLSVVDSDYKQALSDVTNTVIPAKEYFTGKLAGSQKNAVAVALGTGLMSVANDKNFGTDRTTTRAEVAVLIARYASVAKTKPSDFKGLSELRQVGLTGTNLSIIAPKYKKTPERKISPNVDYSEVTDDFSKVRNKNIITDTNYADLKIKNWIIVNTFAKGAERSIYYPVFVDEGFTLLRGAYYSFAELELNVKSKTMTSLQAGSLLNSATINPMNSPRSDAFTLYGGPSINDVTKSRGVFTVNNPVYWSRGLLHFDKELISDVSLVAKEGPTYSVIATD from the coding sequence ATGAAGAAAATGATTCTAACCGGAGTTGCGGCATTGGCTTTGCTTACAGGGGGCGTGATAGGCTCAGGAAGTATCGGGGGTTCAGTAGAAGCCGCTCAAGCTACGCTAAAATTCAAAGATGTCCCTTCGACACACTGGGCGGCTGCAGCGATCAACTCCGCAGTTGAACAGGGATTCTTCCAGGGGTATGCGGACGGGACATTCAAACCAGGCTCACCAGTGACCAAGGCCGAAATGGCTAGTATTCTCGGACGACTAACCGATCAGCCTAATGCAGCCATACAAGAAGCTAATAACTTCACAGATGTCCCTGAATGGGCAAAAAGCGGCGTATCTGCCGCGATCGCCAAAGGCTTCATCAGCCCTGCTAACTACAATGGAAAACTCGATGCTAAAGCTTCTCTAACACGGGGTGAAATGGCGACCTGGCTGGCACAGGGGCTTTCCGTGGTTGATTCGGATTACAAACAAGCTCTGTCTGATGTAACCAATACTGTGATACCTGCGAAAGAATACTTCACTGGAAAACTGGCAGGCAGTCAAAAAAATGCTGTCGCTGTTGCTCTGGGTACAGGGTTGATGAGTGTGGCTAACGATAAGAACTTTGGAACGGATCGCACAACGACAAGGGCCGAGGTTGCTGTTCTGATCGCTCGTTATGCAAGTGTGGCGAAAACGAAGCCTTCGGACTTCAAAGGGTTAAGTGAGCTTCGCCAAGTTGGTTTGACTGGGACGAATTTGAGCATTATTGCTCCTAAGTATAAGAAAACACCAGAAAGGAAGATTTCACCGAACGTTGATTACAGTGAGGTTACAGATGACTTTTCAAAAGTTCGGAACAAAAATATTATTACCGATACAAATTATGCTGACCTCAAGATAAAGAATTGGATTATTGTTAATACCTTTGCGAAGGGTGCAGAAAGAAGTATTTATTATCCTGTTTTTGTAGACGAAGGATTCACTCTTTTAAGGGGAGCATACTATTCTTTTGCAGAACTTGAATTGAACGTGAAAAGTAAAACTATGACTTCACTTCAAGCTGGAAGTTTACTGAACTCAGCGACAATTAATCCTATGAATTCTCCAAGATCAGATGCATTTACTCTATATGGTGGGCCTAGTATTAATGATGTCACTAAAAGTAGAGGTGTATTCACTGTTAATAATCCGGTCTATTGGAGTAGAGGGCTTTTACATTTCGATAAGGAGTTGATTTCCGATGTAAGCCTTGTCGCCAAAGAAGGTCCTACCTACAGCGTAATAGCCACAGATTAG